The following are from one region of the Mixophyes fleayi isolate aMixFle1 chromosome 7, aMixFle1.hap1, whole genome shotgun sequence genome:
- the LOC142098458 gene encoding tripartite motif-containing protein 16-like translates to MEHPNPSEKEILCGYCVNSKVPATKTCLHCEASMCDEHLNTHAKSKEHVLVEPTSSIKDMKCSIHDKLIEFCCSKDGACICVSCCIVGEHRGHKVDPLADAFEKRKASLNDIIDNLNVESEENEKKLERLLTKQADVQGAAASVNARVTALFRDMTEQLEALQQSAMSEVSRQEEQALFRVKASIQQLEKRRGEISKNISNIQGLRNMTDPLTVLRGTSTEELKRSGSRKLSEGDAQVNGSVDEGSVSLILHMGLLSFTDSLLDLKAIRQFSDVKKTNLSLDVNTAHSKIIISSDLKCASYSSASQKYAETPERFKSCQVLSINELSSGQHYWEVDVSEAPRWIVGVASKSIQRKVAGNESFIGYNNKSWTLFFQKYLGTSYNNIQNTVASNSPVKAVGIHLNYDGGYLSFYQLQPTRHLHTFSATFTEPILAAFYIFENSSIKLKS, encoded by the coding sequence ATGGAGCACCCTAATCCTTCCGAAAAAGAGATCCTCTGCGGTTACTGCGTTAATTCGAAGGTGCCTGCCACTAAAACATGTCTACATTGTGAGGCGTCTATGTGTGATGAGCATCTAAATACGCACGCCAAGTCCAAGGAACACGTTTTGGTCGAGCCCACCAGTTCCATCAAGGACATGAAATGTTCTATCCACGATAAGCTGATTGAATTTTGCTGCTCCAAGGATGgagcctgtatctgtgtgtcgtGCTGCATTGTGGGAGAACATCGAGGCCACAAGGTGGACCCACTAGCGGATGCGTTTGAGAAGAGGAAGGCAAGTCTGAACGACATCATAGACAACTTGAACGTAGAGAGCGAGGAAAATGAGAAAAAACTCGAGAGACTGTTGACAAAACAGGCAGACGTGCAAGGAGCAGCCGCTAGTGTCAACGCAAGAGTGACCGCACTTTTTAGGGACATGACTGAACAGCTGGAAGCTCTACAGCAGAGTGCCATGAGTGAAGTCTCCAGACAGGAAGAGCAGGCTTTGTTCCGCGTCAAAGCTTCGATTCAACAACTGGAAAAAAGGAGGGGTGAGATCTCCAAAAACATAAGCAACATCCAGGGACTGCGCAACATGACTGACCCATTAACTGTACTACGAGGAACTTCTACTGAAGAGTTAAAACGTAGTGGCTCTAGAAAGCTCAGTGAAGGTGATGCACAAGTGAATGGGAGTGTCGATGAGGGTTCTGTGTCACTCATCTTACACATGGGCCTTTTAAGCTTCACCGACAGCCTGCTCGACCTGAAGGCCATACGACAGTTTTCCGACGTGAAGAAAACCAACCTGTCGCTAGATGTGAACACGGCGCATAGCAAAATCATTATATCAAGTGACCTGAAATGCGCTTCGTACTCCTCTGCATCCCAGAAGTATGCAGAAACACCGGAGAGGTTTAAATCCTGTCAGGTTTTAAGCATAAACGAATTAAGTTCAGGACaacattactgggaagtggacGTGAGTGAAGCGCCGAGATGGATTGTGGGAGTGGCCTCCAAGAGCATCCAGCGCAAGGTGGCTGGCAACGAGTCATTTATTGGCTATAACAACAAGTCGTGGACATTATTTTTCCAAAAATATCTTGGAACATCTTACAACAACATTCAGAACACGGTGGCCTCGAATTCCCCAGTGAAGGCTGTGGGAATACACCTGAACTATGATGGTGGGTATCTGTCGTTTTACCAGCTACAACCCACCAGACACCTGCACACTTTTAGTGCCACCTTCACGGAGCCCATCCTAGCAGCCTTCTACATATTTGAAAACAGCAGCATCAAACTTAAAAGCTAG